The Henckelia pumila isolate YLH828 chromosome 2, ASM3356847v2, whole genome shotgun sequence genome includes a window with the following:
- the LOC140880671 gene encoding uncharacterized protein, whose amino-acid sequence MDYGVADPNAAVYGGEHDEEPQYEGQYNEAEEGNYGSIDRIDDSAGRHELKHDSSSSAGKLFVGGIAWETSKESFSRYFGKYGEIIDSVIMMDKITGRPRGFGFVTFADPEVAENVLLEEHVIDGRAVEVKRTVPREDTQGGGVPKTKKIFVGGIPLSINEDDLRDYFSSYGNIVEHQIMLDHQTGRSRGFGFVTFENEDAIDKILAHGRMHELGGKQVEIKRAEPKRSGDNFSESRSRFGGSSSKFSGNFASGSKGGFGGGYNGKMDKPYGGYGGYGSYGGYGNFSGNYGGGSAGFYGGYGGYGYGYGFGGPMYNGGAYGGGGFGATSGYGGEPTGYGAGKGYSGSIGGYDGGKSFGGGGGGGYGPAKGYGGGGGYGGGGGGYGGGGGIGDGYGGGGGGGGGSGYGSGKGYGNGNFTGGRFHPYRK is encoded by the exons ATGGATTACGGTGTAGCTGACCCGAACGCCGCCGTTTATGGCGGCGAACATGACGAGGAACCACAGTATGAAGGGCAATACAATGAAGCAGAAGAGGGAAACTACGGGTCAATTGATAGAATAGATGATAGTGCAGGCCGTCATGAGTTGAAGCATGATTCTTCTTCGTCAGCAGG AAAACTCTTCGTCGGAGGCATTGCATGGGAGACTTCAAAAG AATCCTTTAGTAGGTACTTTGGGAAGTATGGAGAAATTATAGATTCTGTAATAATGATGGATAAAATTACTGGAAGACCACGTGGATTTGGATTTGTAACTTTTGCTGATCCAGAAGTTGCTGAAAATGTTTTACTCGAAGAGCATGTCATTGATGGTAGAGCG GTAGAAGTAAAGAGAACAGTCCCTAGGGAGGACACCCAAGGTGGAGGAGTGCCaaagacaaagaaaatattTGTGGGTGGTATTCCATTGTCAATAAACGAAG acgatttgagggattatttCTCTTCTTACGGTAATATTGTGGAGCATCAAATCATGCTGGATCATCAAACTGGTCGGTCCCGAGGTTTTGGCTTTGTAACTTTTGAAAATGAAGATGCTATTGATAAGATACTTGCTCATGGTCGCATGCATGAACTTGGTGGAAAGCAA GTTGAAATAAAGAGAGCTGAGCCAAAAAGGTCTGGCGACAATTTTAGCGAGAGTCGCTCACGTTTTGGAGGTAGCAGTTCAAAATTTAGTGGTAATTTTGCTAGTGGTTCAAAAGGTGGTTTCGGAGGTGGCTACAATGGTAAGATGGATAAACCATATGGCGGCTATGGCGGTTATGGCAGCTATGGTGGTTATGGAAACTTCTCTGGGAATTATGGTGGTGGTTCTGCAGGATTTTATGGAGGATATGGTGGATATGGCTATGGTTACGGATTCGGCGGACCTATGTACAATGGTGGTGCGTATGGAGGTGGTGGGTTTGGGGCCACCTCTGGATATGGTGGTGAACCCACTGGTTATGGTGCAGGTAAAGGGTACAGTGGTTCCATTGGTGGATATGACGGTGGTAAAAGCTTTGgaggaggtggcggtggaggatATGGCCCGGCAAAAGGGTATGGTGGCGGCGGTGGTTATGGCGGTGGGGGTGGTGGTTATGGCGGTGGCGGTGGCATTGGCGATGGTTATGGCGGCGGCGGTGGTGGCGGCGGCGGCAGTGGTTATGGAAGTGGTAAAGGATATGGAAACGGAAATTTTACTGGTGGGAGGTTCCACCCGTACCGGAAGTGA